One window of Bacillota bacterium genomic DNA carries:
- a CDS encoding MarR family transcriptional regulator produces the protein MSRSTEVLNALLVRLFNRILAIEEAVIRRAYGFELTMSEIHVLEAVGMGEPKSMSETASQLGVTLGTLTTSVNRLVSKGYVTRIRPEEDRRVVLVKLTEAGRLPYHVHDRFHRKMVESILEGLSPEEETAVISAAEKLYRFFAKVDPMDLWEEGVKQAD, from the coding sequence ATGTCCCGCAGCACTGAAGTGCTCAATGCCCTACTTGTCAGGCTCTTCAACAGAATCCTCGCCATAGAGGAAGCAGTGATCCGCCGCGCTTACGGATTCGAGCTCACCATGTCCGAAATTCACGTGCTTGAGGCTGTAGGCATGGGGGAGCCGAAATCCATGTCCGAGACCGCATCGCAACTGGGTGTCACACTCGGGACCCTGACTACCTCAGTCAACAGGCTGGTCAGCAAAGGTTACGTCACCCGGATCCGCCCCGAGGAGGACCGCCGGGTCGTTCTGGTCAAGCTCACGGAAGCAGGAAGGCTGCCATACCACGTGCACGACAGGTTTCACCGCAAGATGGTAGAAAGCATCCTTGAGGGCCTGAGTCCGGAGGAGGAGACGGCTGTCATCAGTGCCGCAGAGAAGCTCTACCGGTTCTTCGCCAAGGTCGACCCGATGGACCTGTGGGAGGAAGGAGTCAAACAGGCGGACTAG
- a CDS encoding ketoacyl-ACP synthase III produces the protein MAVEVVSTGSCVPERVVTNEDLACLVDTTDEWIRTRTGIRERRLACGDGTSDLASAAAQRALESSGVDPSLVDLIIAATLTPDCFTPTVSCTVQKNLGLTRATCFDLWAGCTGFVFSLMTAHSLMESGAFKCALVVGAETLSKLTDWTDRATCVLFGDGAGAVLLISGRDSGLVRHVSGSDGARGRVLTAGGISARNPFHSSAPGDHYIRMDGSEVFKFAVRAMADSITQVLDGTGLSTDDVSYFVPHQANDRIIDFVANRMGIPRGRFYTNLERYGNTSAASIPIALDEMNRAGLLRKGMKLITVGFGGGLTWGANLITWTRG, from the coding sequence TTGGCGGTTGAGGTAGTCTCCACAGGCAGTTGCGTGCCTGAGAGAGTCGTGACCAACGAGGACCTGGCTTGTTTGGTCGACACCACTGATGAGTGGATCAGAACCCGCACTGGCATAAGGGAACGTAGGCTTGCGTGCGGGGATGGGACATCGGACCTGGCCTCGGCGGCGGCCCAGCGTGCGCTTGAGTCTTCGGGGGTCGATCCCTCCCTGGTGGACCTGATCATCGCAGCCACGCTCACCCCGGACTGCTTTACGCCCACTGTCTCCTGCACTGTCCAGAAGAACCTTGGCCTCACACGGGCCACTTGTTTCGATCTGTGGGCGGGATGCACTGGATTCGTGTTCTCGCTGATGACCGCGCACAGCCTTATGGAATCAGGCGCTTTCAAGTGTGCCCTGGTGGTCGGGGCGGAGACCCTTTCAAAACTGACAGACTGGACGGACCGCGCCACCTGCGTTCTCTTTGGGGACGGAGCAGGCGCGGTCCTCCTCATATCGGGGCGGGACAGCGGGTTGGTCCGCCATGTGTCGGGTTCAGATGGGGCACGTGGGCGTGTGCTGACCGCGGGGGGCATCTCCGCTCGCAACCCGTTTCACAGCAGCGCCCCTGGGGACCACTATATCCGCATGGATGGGAGTGAGGTCTTCAAGTTTGCAGTGCGCGCGATGGCAGACAGTATTACGCAGGTGCTGGATGGAACAGGCCTTTCCACGGATGACGTGTCATACTTCGTTCCCCACCAGGCGAACGACCGGATCATAGACTTCGTGGCCAACCGGATGGGAATCCCGCGGGGTAGGTTCTACACGAACCTGGAACGCTACGGGAACACCTCGGCCGCGAGCATCCCTATTGCACTCGATGAAATGAACCGGGCGGGGCTTCTTCGAAAGGGCATGAAGTTGATCACT